A region of Selenomonadales bacterium 4137-cl DNA encodes the following proteins:
- the fabK gene encoding enoyl-[acyl-carrier-protein] reductase FabK codes for MLKSRLLELLRIEYPILQGGMAWVATAELAAAVSNAGGLGLIGAGHMPPEPLRAEIRKAKELTAKPFGVNIMLMSPFVREVMQVMLDEKIPVITTGAGNPAEYIAALKENGTRVIPVVASVALARRLERTGVDAVIAEGMESGGHVGEVTTMTLVPQVADAVKLPVIAAGGIADARGVVAAFALGAAGVQIGTRFVASQECTAHHDYKEVVVKAKERSTVITGLAGGHPVRVLDNKLAKEFAALDRRGAPPEEFDRLGAGTLKAAAVDGDIENGSVMIGQIAGMITEIKPAAAIIAEIIGDIPRVLAGLERR; via the coding sequence TTGCTTAAAAGCAGGCTCTTAGAGCTACTGCGCATCGAATACCCCATCCTGCAGGGCGGCATGGCCTGGGTAGCCACCGCCGAACTCGCCGCCGCCGTCTCCAACGCCGGCGGGCTCGGCCTCATCGGCGCCGGCCACATGCCCCCGGAGCCCCTCAGAGCGGAGATCCGCAAAGCCAAGGAACTCACCGCCAAACCCTTCGGCGTCAATATAATGCTCATGTCGCCGTTCGTCAGGGAAGTAATGCAGGTCATGCTTGACGAAAAAATCCCCGTCATAACCACCGGGGCGGGCAACCCCGCGGAATACATCGCCGCCCTCAAAGAAAACGGCACCCGCGTCATCCCCGTCGTCGCCTCCGTAGCGCTGGCCCGCAGGCTCGAGCGCACCGGCGTCGACGCCGTCATCGCCGAAGGCATGGAAAGCGGCGGCCATGTCGGCGAAGTAACCACCATGACCCTCGTCCCTCAGGTCGCCGACGCCGTCAAACTCCCCGTCATCGCCGCGGGAGGCATCGCCGACGCCCGCGGCGTCGTCGCCGCCTTCGCTCTCGGCGCCGCAGGCGTCCAGATCGGCACACGCTTCGTCGCCTCGCAGGAGTGCACCGCCCACCACGACTACAAAGAAGTCGTCGTCAAGGCCAAAGAACGCTCCACTGTCATCACCGGCCTCGCCGGCGGCCATCCGGTGCGCGTCCTCGACAACAAACTCGCCAAAGAATTCGCCGCCCTTGACAGGCGCGGCGCGCCGCCCGAGGAATTCGACCGCCTCGGCGCCGGCACACTCAAAGCCGCCGCCGTAGACGGCGACATCGAAAACGGCTCCGTCATGATCGGCCAGATCGCCGGCATGATAACCGAAATCAAACCAGCCGCCGCCATCATCGCCGAAATAATCGGCGACATACCCCGCGTGCTCGCCGGCCTGGAACGGCGTTAG
- a CDS encoding radical SAM protein → MRHSIIPVFIPHQGCPHRCVFCDQRTITGVDRPPGGAEVAALIGERLAEPRRAATWEIAFYGGSFTCLPAAWQEELLAPAKAALDRGQINAIRLSTRPDAIDRETLARLAAFGVSTVELGAQSLDDRVLAAAARGHTAGHTAAAVAAIKDAGLKCGLQLMPGLPGEDWISLIATTKQVLALAPDFIRIYPAVVLAGTELAAMAAAGAYRPLTLGAAVARAAYLKNRCENNGIPAIRVGLQASEELSGGAVLAGPYHPAFGAMTEAYLFRIMVAGLLEKIGRPPGEMLIRHHPRDASVVRGISNANLLYWEKTYRLAGCRLAADWPRRGEIAVFHRNLTYILNKAMLFST, encoded by the coding sequence ATGCGCCACAGCATCATCCCCGTCTTCATACCCCACCAAGGCTGTCCCCACCGGTGCGTCTTCTGCGACCAGCGGACCATAACCGGCGTAGACCGCCCGCCCGGCGGCGCCGAAGTAGCCGCCCTCATCGGCGAGCGCCTCGCCGAGCCGCGCCGCGCCGCCACCTGGGAAATCGCCTTCTACGGCGGCTCCTTCACCTGCCTGCCAGCCGCCTGGCAGGAAGAACTCCTCGCCCCCGCCAAAGCGGCGCTCGACCGCGGCCAGATAAACGCCATCCGTCTCTCCACACGCCCCGACGCCATCGACCGGGAAACGCTCGCCAGATTGGCCGCCTTCGGTGTCAGCACCGTCGAACTCGGCGCCCAGTCTCTGGACGACCGCGTCCTCGCCGCCGCCGCCCGCGGCCACACCGCCGGCCACACCGCCGCCGCCGTCGCCGCCATCAAAGACGCCGGCCTCAAATGCGGCCTCCAGCTCATGCCCGGCCTCCCCGGCGAAGACTGGATTAGCCTAATCGCCACCACCAAGCAGGTTCTAGCCCTCGCCCCCGACTTCATCCGCATCTACCCGGCCGTCGTCCTTGCCGGCACCGAACTTGCCGCCATGGCCGCCGCCGGCGCATACCGTCCGCTCACCCTGGGAGCCGCCGTCGCCCGCGCCGCCTACCTCAAAAACCGGTGCGAAAACAACGGCATTCCCGCCATCAGGGTAGGTCTCCAGGCCAGCGAAGAACTCAGCGGCGGCGCCGTCCTCGCCGGCCCCTATCACCCCGCCTTCGGCGCAATGACCGAAGCCTACCTCTTTCGGATCATGGTCGCCGGCCTGCTCGAAAAAATCGGCCGCCCCCCCGGTGAAATGCTCATCCGCCACCACCCCCGCGACGCCTCCGTCGTGCGCGGAATAAGCAACGCCAACCTCCTCTACTGGGAAAAAACCTACCGCCTCGCCGGCTGCCGCCTCGCCGCCGACTGGCCGCGGCGCGGCGAAATCGCCGTCTTCCACCGTAATCTGACATATATATTAAATAAAGCGATGTTATTTAGCACTTAA
- a CDS encoding stage V sporulation protein S, which translates to MEVLKVSAQSNPKSVAGALAAVLRERGSAEVQAVGAGAVNQAIKAVAIARGFVAPNGIDLITIPAFTEISIDGEERTAIRFIVEPR; encoded by the coding sequence ATGGAAGTACTCAAAGTATCCGCGCAGTCAAATCCAAAATCAGTAGCAGGCGCCCTCGCTGCCGTACTCAGAGAGAGAGGCTCGGCCGAAGTGCAGGCAGTTGGGGCGGGAGCGGTCAACCAGGCCATCAAGGCAGTTGCCATCGCTCGCGGCTTTGTCGCGCCCAACGGGATCGATCTCATCACAATTCCCGCCTTCACCGAAATCTCCATTGACGGGGAGGAGCGCACCGCCATCCGGTTCATCGTCGAGCCGCGCTGA
- a CDS encoding beta-ketoacyl-ACP synthase III, which produces MKTDMGVGILGLGIYVPEKILTNKDLEKMVDTSDEWIVERTGIRERRIVDPSMATSDLATRAAEKALAEAKTSPDEIDLIIVATATPDMFFPSTACLVQANLKADNAAAFDLAAGCSGFMYGINTGAQFIKTGLYKKILVIGAETLTRIMDYTDRNTCVLFGDGAGAVVLGECPPGCGIIGFNMGADGAGGDLLKLPAGGSRLPATAETVANRQHFVHMNGNEVFKFAVKVMGESAFKALDHAGLSAADVDILIPHQANIRIIQSAAKRLKLPMEKVIVNVDRYGNTSSASIPIALREAIDDGRVKDGDVIVAVGFGAGLTWASCVIKWCKEAKTIA; this is translated from the coding sequence ATGAAGACTGATATGGGAGTAGGGATACTGGGGCTGGGCATCTATGTACCGGAAAAAATACTGACAAATAAAGACCTGGAAAAAATGGTCGACACCTCCGACGAATGGATCGTCGAGCGCACCGGCATCCGCGAACGCCGCATCGTCGACCCCTCCATGGCCACCTCCGACCTTGCCACCCGCGCCGCCGAAAAGGCGCTCGCCGAAGCCAAAACCAGCCCTGACGAAATCGACCTCATCATCGTCGCCACAGCCACCCCCGACATGTTCTTCCCCTCGACCGCCTGCCTGGTCCAGGCAAACCTCAAAGCCGACAACGCCGCCGCCTTCGACCTCGCTGCCGGCTGCTCCGGCTTCATGTACGGCATCAACACCGGCGCCCAATTCATCAAAACCGGCCTTTATAAAAAAATACTCGTCATAGGCGCCGAAACCCTCACCCGGATAATGGACTACACCGACCGCAACACCTGCGTCCTCTTCGGCGACGGCGCCGGCGCCGTCGTCCTCGGCGAATGCCCTCCCGGCTGCGGCATAATCGGCTTCAACATGGGCGCCGACGGCGCCGGCGGCGACCTCCTCAAGCTTCCTGCCGGCGGCTCCCGCCTGCCGGCCACCGCCGAAACCGTTGCCAATCGCCAGCACTTCGTCCACATGAACGGCAACGAAGTCTTCAAATTCGCCGTCAAAGTCATGGGCGAATCGGCCTTCAAAGCCCTCGACCACGCCGGCCTCTCAGCCGCGGACGTCGATATCCTCATCCCGCACCAGGCCAACATCCGCATCATCCAGTCGGCCGCCAAGCGCCTTAAACTGCCGATGGAAAAAGTCATCGTCAACGTCGACCGCTATGGTAACACCTCCTCGGCCTCCATCCCCATCGCCCTCAGGGAAGCCATCGACGACGGGCGCGTAAAAGACGGCGACGTCATCGTCGCCGTGGGCTTCGGCGCCGGCCTCACCTGGGCCTCGTGCGTCATAAAGTGGTGCAAGGAGGCTAAAACTATTGCTTAA
- a CDS encoding nitronate monooxygenase — MKLPELRIGKLVARVPIIQGGMAIRISTARLAAAVGEAGGIGLIAASGMTLDELRHEIRLARSLTPKGLIGINAMVAARVFPDLVRTAIEEGIDVVVAGAGFSRDMFAIGKETGTPIVPIVSSAKLAKISEALGAAAVVVEGKEAGGHLGTDRSMKEIVPEVRAAVKIPVIAAGGVINGRDIVEALKLGADGVQMGTRFMASEESNAAPALKEFYLKAKPEDVVLIKSPVGLPGRAVKNPFAEKILEGTVDVPDSCDACLKHCERNFCIIKALIRAQQGDTETGLVFTGEYIHKIDAILPVKEIFARLLKEANEVEDTND, encoded by the coding sequence TTGAAACTTCCTGAACTAAGGATAGGGAAGCTGGTTGCGCGTGTGCCCATCATACAGGGGGGCATGGCCATAAGAATTTCCACTGCCAGACTGGCGGCCGCCGTTGGCGAAGCAGGCGGCATTGGCCTAATCGCAGCATCTGGTATGACACTGGACGAACTGCGCCACGAAATCCGCCTAGCCCGCTCGCTCACCCCCAAGGGACTAATCGGCATCAACGCCATGGTGGCCGCGAGAGTATTCCCTGACCTTGTCCGCACAGCCATCGAAGAAGGCATCGACGTGGTAGTCGCCGGCGCCGGCTTCTCCCGCGACATGTTCGCCATCGGCAAGGAAACCGGCACCCCAATCGTTCCCATCGTTTCCAGCGCCAAACTGGCCAAAATATCCGAAGCGCTCGGCGCAGCGGCTGTTGTCGTCGAAGGCAAGGAAGCCGGCGGTCACCTCGGCACTGACCGTTCCATGAAAGAAATCGTTCCCGAAGTCAGAGCCGCCGTCAAAATTCCCGTTATCGCCGCTGGCGGCGTCATCAACGGGCGCGACATCGTCGAGGCTCTCAAACTCGGCGCCGACGGCGTGCAAATGGGCACCCGCTTCATGGCCAGCGAAGAATCCAACGCCGCCCCCGCCCTCAAGGAATTCTACCTCAAAGCCAAACCGGAAGACGTAGTCCTCATAAAAAGTCCGGTCGGCCTTCCGGGGAGGGCCGTTAAGAACCCCTTTGCCGAGAAAATTCTTGAAGGTACTGTCGATGTGCCCGACTCCTGCGACGCATGCCTCAAACACTGCGAGCGCAACTTCTGCATCATCAAGGCCCTCATCAGGGCCCAGCAGGGTGATACGGAAACAGGCCTGGTATTCACCGGCGAGTACATTCATAAAATAGACGCCATCTTGCCTGTCAAAGAAATTTTCGCCCGCCTTCTCAAAGAAGCTAACGAAGTTGAAGATACAAATGACTAA
- the fabF gene encoding beta-ketoacyl-ACP synthase II: MKKRVVITGMGTVSPVGNNLEEFWSALLAGKSGITKVTQFDASDYATQIAGEVKGFEPGNYMDKKEARRMDRFTQFAIACTRMAIDDAKLDLDKIDRERAGTLVGTGIGGMETLHDQYKVLFEKGPNRISPFFVPMMIANMASGLTSITFGLQGPCLTVVTACATGTNSIGEAFKIIQRGDADIMVCGGTEATISPAAMAGFCSMKAMSTRNDAPEKASRPFESGRDGFVMGEGCGIVILEELEHAKARGAKIYAEMAGYGANADAYHITAPAPEGVQQGKVMAKAIADAGLKPSDVDYINAHGTSTPLNDKNETLAIKALFGDHAKKLAVSSTKSMTGHLLGAAGGIECIVCALTVANDMIHPTINYETPDPELDLDYVPNQARKQVVNVAISNSFGFGGHNATILVKKYVG, translated from the coding sequence GTGAAAAAACGAGTTGTTATAACAGGAATGGGCACAGTATCGCCAGTGGGCAACAACCTGGAAGAATTCTGGAGCGCGCTCCTGGCCGGCAAATCGGGAATAACCAAAGTGACCCAATTCGACGCCAGTGATTATGCCACTCAGATTGCCGGCGAAGTCAAGGGCTTCGAGCCGGGCAACTATATGGACAAAAAAGAGGCGCGGCGCATGGACCGCTTCACCCAGTTCGCCATCGCCTGCACCCGTATGGCCATCGACGACGCCAAACTCGACCTCGACAAAATCGACCGTGAGCGCGCCGGCACCCTTGTTGGCACCGGCATCGGCGGCATGGAAACCCTCCACGACCAGTACAAAGTCCTGTTCGAAAAAGGACCCAACCGCATCAGCCCCTTCTTCGTGCCGATGATGATCGCCAACATGGCCTCCGGCCTCACCTCGATCACCTTCGGTCTCCAGGGTCCCTGCCTCACCGTTGTCACCGCCTGCGCCACCGGCACCAACTCCATCGGCGAAGCCTTCAAGATCATCCAGCGCGGCGACGCCGACATCATGGTCTGCGGCGGCACCGAAGCCACCATATCGCCGGCCGCCATGGCCGGGTTCTGCTCCATGAAAGCCATGTCCACTCGCAACGACGCCCCCGAAAAAGCCTCCCGGCCCTTCGAAAGCGGCCGCGACGGCTTCGTGATGGGCGAAGGCTGCGGCATCGTCATCCTCGAAGAACTCGAGCACGCCAAAGCGCGGGGCGCGAAAATCTACGCCGAAATGGCCGGCTATGGCGCCAACGCCGACGCCTACCACATCACCGCCCCCGCCCCCGAGGGCGTCCAGCAGGGCAAAGTCATGGCCAAAGCCATCGCCGACGCGGGCCTCAAGCCGAGCGACGTCGACTACATCAACGCCCACGGCACCTCGACCCCTCTCAACGACAAAAACGAAACCCTGGCCATAAAAGCCCTCTTCGGCGACCATGCCAAAAAACTCGCCGTCAGCTCCACCAAATCCATGACCGGCCATCTCCTCGGCGCCGCCGGCGGCATCGAATGCATCGTCTGCGCCCTTACCGTCGCCAACGACATGATTCACCCCACCATCAACTACGAAACACCCGACCCCGAGCTCGACCTCGACTACGTTCCCAACCAGGCCCGCAAGCAGGTCGTCAACGTCGCCATCTCCAACTCCTTCGGCTTCGGCGGCCACAACGCCACCATCCTCGTCAAGAAATACGTCGGCTAA
- the rnc gene encoding ribonuclease III, whose translation MDSRQESDPPDDLGRALGIAFADPALLRQALVHTSFANERKTGHLAHNQRLEFLGDAVLDLVISEYLYRRFGSLPEGELTKARAALVCEPTLARRAKALGIGRHLLLGRGEAASGGRERDSILADAFEAIVGAVYLDRGFAAASECVLRLLAGELEAISGGDFGRDYKTILQEIAQKNGDVRISYEVIGESGPDHNKTFSVAVSVNNVLLGTGNGRSKKEAEQSAARRAVEQLGASD comes from the coding sequence ATGGACAGCCGCCAGGAGAGCGACCCGCCGGACGACCTTGGCCGCGCCCTCGGCATTGCCTTCGCCGACCCGGCCCTCCTCCGCCAGGCCCTCGTCCACACCTCCTTCGCCAACGAACGCAAAACAGGCCACCTGGCCCACAATCAGCGGCTGGAGTTTCTCGGCGACGCCGTACTTGACCTCGTAATCAGCGAATACCTCTACCGGCGCTTCGGCAGCCTGCCCGAAGGCGAACTTACCAAAGCGCGAGCCGCCCTCGTCTGCGAACCCACGCTCGCCCGCAGGGCCAAAGCACTCGGCATCGGCCGCCACCTCCTCCTCGGCAGGGGGGAAGCAGCCTCCGGCGGCAGGGAACGCGACTCCATCCTCGCCGACGCCTTCGAGGCCATCGTCGGCGCCGTATACCTCGACCGCGGCTTCGCCGCCGCCAGCGAATGCGTCCTGCGCCTCCTCGCCGGCGAACTCGAAGCTATATCCGGAGGCGACTTCGGGCGCGACTACAAAACCATCCTGCAGGAAATCGCCCAGAAGAACGGCGACGTCAGAATCAGCTATGAAGTCATCGGCGAAAGCGGGCCGGATCACAACAAAACCTTCTCGGTAGCCGTGAGCGTCAACAACGTCCTCCTCGGTACAGGCAACGGCAGAAGCAAAAAGGAAGCCGAGCAGAGCGCCGCCCGCCGGGCGGTCGAACAACTCGGCGCCAGCGACTGA
- a CDS encoding acyl carrier protein, giving the protein MTTFDKVKEIVVEQLGVDEADVSLDSTFIDDLGADSLDIVELIMAFEEEFNIEIPDEAAEKIKTVRDAVEYIDKEKQG; this is encoded by the coding sequence ATGACGACTTTTGACAAAGTAAAAGAAATCGTTGTCGAACAACTCGGCGTAGACGAAGCCGACGTTAGTCTGGATTCCACCTTTATCGATGACCTGGGTGCGGATTCGCTCGATATCGTCGAGCTTATCATGGCCTTCGAAGAGGAATTCAACATCGAGATACCCGACGAAGCCGCCGAAAAAATCAAGACGGTTAGGGACGCTGTGGAGTACATAGACAAGGAAAAGCAGGGTTAA
- the fabG gene encoding 3-oxoacyl-[acyl-carrier-protein] reductase, whose translation MLLDGKVAIVTGASRGIGRATALRLAREGAKVVVNFAGNLAAAEKTVEDIKQAGGEAILFKADVADSQAVGELVKAAIAAYGRIDILVNNAGITRDNILALMKEDDWDAVISTNLKGIFNCTKAVAKVMIKQRAGKIINMTSVVGIMGNAGQTNYAAAKAGVIGFTKSAAREFAARGITVNAIAPGYITTDMSAAISEQAKADLAQKIPLSRLGTPEDVAEAVLFLASDAANYITGQTINVDGGMVM comes from the coding sequence ATGCTTTTAGATGGCAAAGTGGCAATTGTAACCGGCGCTTCCAGGGGCATAGGACGGGCCACCGCCCTCCGCCTCGCCCGCGAGGGCGCCAAAGTCGTCGTTAACTTCGCCGGCAACCTCGCTGCCGCCGAAAAAACTGTCGAAGACATCAAACAAGCCGGCGGCGAAGCAATCCTCTTCAAGGCCGACGTAGCCGACTCCCAAGCCGTCGGCGAACTCGTCAAAGCCGCCATCGCCGCCTACGGGCGCATCGACATCCTCGTCAACAACGCAGGCATCACCAGGGACAACATTCTCGCCCTCATGAAAGAAGACGACTGGGATGCCGTAATCAGCACCAACCTCAAAGGCATCTTCAACTGCACCAAGGCCGTCGCCAAAGTCATGATCAAACAGCGTGCCGGCAAAATCATCAACATGACCTCTGTCGTCGGCATCATGGGGAACGCCGGCCAGACCAACTACGCTGCCGCCAAGGCCGGCGTCATCGGCTTCACCAAATCGGCGGCCAGGGAATTCGCCGCCAGAGGCATCACCGTCAACGCCATTGCCCCCGGCTACATAACCACCGACATGTCGGCAGCCATCTCCGAGCAGGCCAAGGCCGACCTAGCCCAAAAGATACCGCTCAGTCGCCTGGGTACGCCGGAAGATGTCGCGGAAGCCGTGTTATTTTTGGCTTCGGACGCGGCAAACTATATTACCGGCCAAACAATAAACGTCGACGGCGGCATGGTAATGTAA
- the fabD gene encoding ACP S-malonyltransferase gives MTKTAFVFPGQGSQTVGMGKDLHDLYPVARATFAEADAALGFSITDLCFGGPEEELRKTYNTQPAILTVSVACHRVLAEKGLAPAIVAGHSLGEYSALVAAGALSFADAVRLVRKRGQLMQEAVPLGEGSMAAVLGLERDQIIAICEKTQQQAGPVQAVNFNCPGQVVIAGATAAVEAAVEALKQAGAKRAIPLPVSAPFHSTLMKPAAEKLAAELDKITVSDAAIPVVANVDGQIVTKGDAIKASLVRQAASPVLWEDCVAAIVAFGASVFVEAGPGKVLTGFTKKIAKDAVTLNVEDDLSLQKTLDYFKEVR, from the coding sequence ATGACAAAAACGGCCTTCGTCTTTCCCGGTCAGGGCTCCCAGACCGTAGGCATGGGCAAAGACCTCCACGACCTATACCCGGTGGCGCGTGCCACCTTCGCCGAAGCTGACGCCGCCCTCGGCTTCTCCATCACCGACCTCTGCTTCGGCGGCCCTGAGGAAGAACTGCGCAAAACCTACAACACCCAGCCCGCCATCCTCACCGTCAGCGTCGCCTGCCACCGCGTCTTGGCCGAAAAAGGCCTTGCCCCGGCCATCGTCGCCGGCCACAGCCTCGGCGAATACTCGGCCCTCGTCGCCGCCGGCGCCCTCAGCTTCGCCGACGCCGTCCGCCTTGTCCGCAAACGCGGCCAGCTCATGCAGGAAGCGGTCCCCCTCGGCGAAGGCAGCATGGCCGCCGTACTCGGACTCGAACGCGACCAAATCATCGCCATCTGCGAAAAAACCCAACAGCAGGCCGGTCCCGTCCAGGCCGTCAACTTCAACTGCCCCGGTCAGGTAGTCATCGCCGGCGCCACAGCCGCCGTCGAAGCCGCCGTCGAAGCACTCAAACAGGCCGGCGCCAAACGGGCCATTCCCCTGCCGGTCAGCGCCCCATTCCACAGCACCCTCATGAAGCCGGCCGCCGAAAAACTCGCCGCCGAACTCGACAAAATAACCGTCAGCGACGCCGCCATCCCCGTTGTCGCCAACGTCGACGGCCAGATCGTAACCAAAGGCGACGCCATCAAAGCCTCCCTCGTCCGCCAGGCGGCCAGCCCCGTACTGTGGGAAGACTGCGTCGCCGCCATCGTCGCCTTCGGCGCCTCCGTATTCGTCGAAGCAGGGCCCGGCAAAGTTCTCACCGGCTTCACCAAAAAGATCGCCAAGGACGCCGTAACCCTCAACGTCGAAGATGACCTCTCCCTGCAAAAAACCCTTGATTATTTCAAGGAGGTTCGCTAA